Proteins encoded together in one Salvelinus fontinalis isolate EN_2023a chromosome 6, ASM2944872v1, whole genome shotgun sequence window:
- the LOC129857564 gene encoding epithelial discoidin domain-containing receptor 1-like isoform X4, which yields MATPELRLLPVIVVTIVLVALSAADDHEWHFKPAQCRYALGMEDGTIPDSDITASSAWSDSTEAKHGRLSTGEGDGAWCPAGAVFPSASEYLQVDLRSLHFLALVGTQGRHADGHGQEFARSYRLRYSRDGRTWITWKDRWGQEVVSGNENTYDVVLKDLGPPIVARYVRFYPLADRVMSVCLRVELYGCLWNDGLLVYTAPVGHVMHLSGSPVYLNDSTYDGSVESGVQFGGLGQLFDGVLGGDDFTETKELRVWPGYDYLGWSREALGQGSVDIEFHFEKTRSFHTMQVHSNNRHTQGVRVFSKVECQFKPGLLLPWSSPPLSLAVPLDDLKDPSSRPISLPLGGRPAQILRCQFSFADRWMLISEISFYSEPYGEGVDPMDTGSALPAPPVSFATPPPPPVFPSSVSPALNHNSSNFTSVPSEPTTTNPMMDSTGNSTLSDFDAVTPGAGLPVAKDDSSNTAILIGCLVGIILLLLTVIAVILWRQYWKKMLGKAQGSLSGDELRVHLSVPSDNVVINNTHSYSSRYQRIHTFPDDRERCDGEGEYQEPSALIRPLDHTGRDSTGRDSTGRDSTGRDSTALLLNNPAYDLLLSDQRQHGSGSSWPLTVPMARASSSHPQEKSLNNGAQACGMDLEKGLPPTQEEPPPYPDAPPYPALSPPFPASVPHYAEADIVSLQGVSGNNTYAVPALTSPSPTAADCTPLPELPRHCLVFKEKLGEGQFGEVHLCEIESPQDLPNLEFPFNVRKGRPLLVAVKILRPDASKNARNDFLKEGKILSRLKDPNIIRLLGVCVSSDPLCMVTEYMESGDLNQYLSHRVLLDKTGPTHNTPTISYPALIAMASQIASGMKFLSSLNFVHRDLATRNCLVGGEKGESGGDRGGERPIKIADFGMSRNLYAGDYYRIQGRAVLPIRWMAWECILMGKFTTASDVWAFGVTLWEMLSVCQEQPYSNLTDEQVIDNAGEFFRDHGRQVYLSRPDVCPQGLYDLMLSCWNRDCKLRPSFSHIHSFLTEDAMNMV from the exons CTCAGTGTCGTTATGCCCTGGGGATGGAGGATGGCACCATCCCTGACTCTGACATCACGGCTTCCAGTGCCTGGTCAGACTCTACTGAGGCCAAACACGGCAG gttgagtacaggagagggagacGGTGCGTGGTGTCCTGCAGGAGCAGTGTTCCCCAGTGCTTCAGAGTACCTCCAG GTGGACCTGCGCTCGCTGCACTTCCTGGCTCTGGTGGGTACCCAGGGTCGCCATGCCGACGGGCACGGCCAGGAGTTTGCCCGCAGCTACCGGCTCCGTTACTCCCGAGACGGACGCACCTGGATCACCTGGAAGGACCGCTGGGGGCAGGAG GTGGTGTCTGGGAATGAGAACACCTATGATGTGGTTCTGAAGGACCTGGGTCCACCCATTGTTGCCCGTTATGTTCGCTTCTACCCCCTGGCAGACCGGGTCATGAGCGTCTGTCTGCGAGTGGAGCTCTATGGCTGTCTGTGGAACG atggcCTGTTGGTGTACACAGCTCCAGTGGGTCATGTGATGCACCTGTCTGGCTCACCTGTGTACCTCAACGATTCCACCTACGATGGCAGCGTAGAGTCAGG gGTTCAGTTCGGAGGCCTGGGCCAGCTGTTTGACGGTGTGTTAGGAGGGGATGACTTCACAGAGACCAAGGAGCTGAGGGTGTGGCCGGGGTATGactacctgggctggagcagagagGCTCTGGGGCAGGGCAGCGTTGACATCGAGTTCCACTTCGAAAAGACACGCAGCTTCCACACCATGCAG GTCCACAGTAACAACCGTCACACCCAGGGTGTGAGGGTGTTCAGTAAGGTAGAGTGTCAGTTTAAACCTGGCCTCTTACTCCCCTGGTCCTCGCCCCCCCTCTCCCTGGCTGTACCCCTGGATGACCTGAAGGACCCCTCCTCACGCCCCATCTCCCTGCCCCTGGGGGGTCGCCCCGCCCAGATCTTACGCTGCCAGTTTTCCTTCGCAGACCGATGGATGCTCATCTCTGAGATCTCCTTCTACTCCG AGCCGTATGGGGAGGGTGTCGACCCCATGGACACGGGCTCTGCTCTTCCTGCTCCTCCGGTCTCCTTcgctactcctcctcctcctcctgtcttcccCTCCTCCGTCAGCCCCGCCCTCAACCACAACTCCTCCAACTTCACTAGCGTTCCCTCAG aacccaccaccaccaaccccaTGATGGACAGCACGGGCAACAGCACACtgtcag ACTTCGATGCTGTGACCCCAGGGGCGGGCCTTCCTGTCGCCAAGGACGACAGCAGCAACACAGCCATCCTGATTGGCTGCCTGGTGGGCATCATCCTGCTGCTATTGACTGTGATCGCTGTCATTCTGTGGAGGCAATACTGGAAGAAGATGCTGGGCAAG GCCCAGGGCAGTCTGTCCGGTGACGAGTTGCGTGTCCATCTGTCCGTCCCCTCGGACAACGTGGTgatcaacaacacacacagctacTCCAGCCGCTACCAGCGTATACACACATTCCCTGACGACAGGGAGCGCTGCGACGGAGAGGGAGAGTACCAAGAGCCCAGCGCACTGATCAGACCACTAGACCACACCGGACGAGACAGCACCGGACGAGACAGCACCGGACGAGACAGCACCGGACGAGACAGCACCG CCTTGCTGTTAAACAACCCAGCCTATGACCTCCtcctgtcagatcagaggcagcatgGCTCAGGCTCCTCGTGGCCCCTAACCGTCCCTATGGCCAGGGCCAGCTCCTCCCACCCTCAGGAGAAGAGCCTCAATAATGGGGCCCAGG cctgtGGTATGGACTTGGAGAAGGGCTTGCCCCCCACCCAGGAGGAGCCTCCCCCGTACCCCGATGCCCCTCCCTACCCGGCCCTGTCTCCCCCCTTCCCTGCCAGCGTGCCCCACTATGCAGAGGCGGACATTGTTAGCCTGCAGGGCGTCAG TGGTAACAACACGTATGCAGTGCCAGCCCTGACCTCGCCCAGCCCCACTGCAGCAGACTGCACCCCCCTGCCAGAACTGCCCCGACACTGTCTGGTCTTCAAGGAGAAACTGGGAGAAGgacagtttggagag GTGCACCTGTGTGAGATAGAGAGCCCTCAGGACCTGCCTAACCTGGAGTTCCCTTTCAACGTGAGGAAAGGCCGCCCTCTGCTGGTGGCTGTTAAGATACTGCGCCCTGACGCCTCCAAGAACGCCAG gAATGACTTCCTAAAGGAGGGGAAGATTCTGTCTCGTCTGAAGGACCCCAACATCATCCGTCTGTTGGGAGTGTGTGTGAGCAGTGACCCTCTCTGTATGGTCACAGAGTACATGGAGAGTGGAGACCTCAACCAGTACCTCTCACACAGAGTCCTGCTGGACAAGACCGGACCCAcacacaacacccccaccatcag tTACCCTGCTCTGATCGCCATGGCCAGTCAGATAGCTTCAGGGATGAAGTTTCTGTCGTCTCTGAACTTCGTGCACCGTGACCTAGCCACAAGAAACTGCCTGGTGGGTGGTGAGAAGGGCGAGAGCGGGGGCGACCGGGGCGGGGAGCGACCCATCAAAATCGCCGACTTTGGGATGAGCAGAAACCTGTACGCTGGAGACTACTACCGCATCCAGGGGCGGGCCGTGCTGCCTATACGATGGATGGCCTGGGAGTGTATACTGATG GGGAAGTTCACCACAGCCAGTGACGTGTGGGCGTTTGGTGTGACTCTGTGGGAGATGCTGAGTGTGTGTCAGGAGCAACCCTACTCCAACCTGACTGATGAACAGGTCATAGACAACGCCGGAGAGTTCTTCAGGGACCACGGAAGACAG GTGTATCTGAGCAGACCAGATGTGTGTCCTCAGGGTCTCTATGACCTCATGCTGAGCTGCTGGAACCGGGACTGCAAGCTCCGCCCCTCATTTTCCCACATTCACTCCTTCCTCACAGAGGATGCCATGAAcatggtgtag
- the LOC129857564 gene encoding epithelial discoidin domain-containing receptor 1-like isoform X1, with translation MYACGCQRVSGQVTGCVAGAMATPELRLLPVIVVTIVLVALSAADDHEWHFKPAQCRYALGMEDGTIPDSDITASSAWSDSTEAKHGRLSTGEGDGAWCPAGAVFPSASEYLQVDLRSLHFLALVGTQGRHADGHGQEFARSYRLRYSRDGRTWITWKDRWGQEVVSGNENTYDVVLKDLGPPIVARYVRFYPLADRVMSVCLRVELYGCLWNDGLLVYTAPVGHVMHLSGSPVYLNDSTYDGSVESGVQFGGLGQLFDGVLGGDDFTETKELRVWPGYDYLGWSREALGQGSVDIEFHFEKTRSFHTMQVHSNNRHTQGVRVFSKVECQFKPGLLLPWSSPPLSLAVPLDDLKDPSSRPISLPLGGRPAQILRCQFSFADRWMLISEISFYSEPYGEGVDPMDTGSALPAPPVSFATPPPPPVFPSSVSPALNHNSSNFTSVPSEPTTTNPMMDSTGNSTLSDFDAVTPGAGLPVAKDDSSNTAILIGCLVGIILLLLTVIAVILWRQYWKKMLGKAQGSLSGDELRVHLSVPSDNVVINNTHSYSSRYQRIHTFPDDRERCDGEGEYQEPSALIRPLDHTGRDSTGRDSTGRDSTGRDSTALLLNNPAYDLLLSDQRQHGSGSSWPLTVPMARASSSHPQEKSLNNGAQACGMDLEKGLPPTQEEPPPYPDAPPYPALSPPFPASVPHYAEADIVSLQGVSGNNTYAVPALTSPSPTAADCTPLPELPRHCLVFKEKLGEGQFGEVHLCEIESPQDLPNLEFPFNVRKGRPLLVAVKILRPDASKNARNDFLKEGKILSRLKDPNIIRLLGVCVSSDPLCMVTEYMESGDLNQYLSHRVLLDKTGPTHNTPTISYPALIAMASQIASGMKFLSSLNFVHRDLATRNCLVGGEKGESGGDRGGERPIKIADFGMSRNLYAGDYYRIQGRAVLPIRWMAWECILMGKFTTASDVWAFGVTLWEMLSVCQEQPYSNLTDEQVIDNAGEFFRDHGRQVYLSRPDVCPQGLYDLMLSCWNRDCKLRPSFSHIHSFLTEDAMNMV, from the exons CTCAGTGTCGTTATGCCCTGGGGATGGAGGATGGCACCATCCCTGACTCTGACATCACGGCTTCCAGTGCCTGGTCAGACTCTACTGAGGCCAAACACGGCAG gttgagtacaggagagggagacGGTGCGTGGTGTCCTGCAGGAGCAGTGTTCCCCAGTGCTTCAGAGTACCTCCAG GTGGACCTGCGCTCGCTGCACTTCCTGGCTCTGGTGGGTACCCAGGGTCGCCATGCCGACGGGCACGGCCAGGAGTTTGCCCGCAGCTACCGGCTCCGTTACTCCCGAGACGGACGCACCTGGATCACCTGGAAGGACCGCTGGGGGCAGGAG GTGGTGTCTGGGAATGAGAACACCTATGATGTGGTTCTGAAGGACCTGGGTCCACCCATTGTTGCCCGTTATGTTCGCTTCTACCCCCTGGCAGACCGGGTCATGAGCGTCTGTCTGCGAGTGGAGCTCTATGGCTGTCTGTGGAACG atggcCTGTTGGTGTACACAGCTCCAGTGGGTCATGTGATGCACCTGTCTGGCTCACCTGTGTACCTCAACGATTCCACCTACGATGGCAGCGTAGAGTCAGG gGTTCAGTTCGGAGGCCTGGGCCAGCTGTTTGACGGTGTGTTAGGAGGGGATGACTTCACAGAGACCAAGGAGCTGAGGGTGTGGCCGGGGTATGactacctgggctggagcagagagGCTCTGGGGCAGGGCAGCGTTGACATCGAGTTCCACTTCGAAAAGACACGCAGCTTCCACACCATGCAG GTCCACAGTAACAACCGTCACACCCAGGGTGTGAGGGTGTTCAGTAAGGTAGAGTGTCAGTTTAAACCTGGCCTCTTACTCCCCTGGTCCTCGCCCCCCCTCTCCCTGGCTGTACCCCTGGATGACCTGAAGGACCCCTCCTCACGCCCCATCTCCCTGCCCCTGGGGGGTCGCCCCGCCCAGATCTTACGCTGCCAGTTTTCCTTCGCAGACCGATGGATGCTCATCTCTGAGATCTCCTTCTACTCCG AGCCGTATGGGGAGGGTGTCGACCCCATGGACACGGGCTCTGCTCTTCCTGCTCCTCCGGTCTCCTTcgctactcctcctcctcctcctgtcttcccCTCCTCCGTCAGCCCCGCCCTCAACCACAACTCCTCCAACTTCACTAGCGTTCCCTCAG aacccaccaccaccaaccccaTGATGGACAGCACGGGCAACAGCACACtgtcag ACTTCGATGCTGTGACCCCAGGGGCGGGCCTTCCTGTCGCCAAGGACGACAGCAGCAACACAGCCATCCTGATTGGCTGCCTGGTGGGCATCATCCTGCTGCTATTGACTGTGATCGCTGTCATTCTGTGGAGGCAATACTGGAAGAAGATGCTGGGCAAG GCCCAGGGCAGTCTGTCCGGTGACGAGTTGCGTGTCCATCTGTCCGTCCCCTCGGACAACGTGGTgatcaacaacacacacagctacTCCAGCCGCTACCAGCGTATACACACATTCCCTGACGACAGGGAGCGCTGCGACGGAGAGGGAGAGTACCAAGAGCCCAGCGCACTGATCAGACCACTAGACCACACCGGACGAGACAGCACCGGACGAGACAGCACCGGACGAGACAGCACCGGACGAGACAGCACCG CCTTGCTGTTAAACAACCCAGCCTATGACCTCCtcctgtcagatcagaggcagcatgGCTCAGGCTCCTCGTGGCCCCTAACCGTCCCTATGGCCAGGGCCAGCTCCTCCCACCCTCAGGAGAAGAGCCTCAATAATGGGGCCCAGG cctgtGGTATGGACTTGGAGAAGGGCTTGCCCCCCACCCAGGAGGAGCCTCCCCCGTACCCCGATGCCCCTCCCTACCCGGCCCTGTCTCCCCCCTTCCCTGCCAGCGTGCCCCACTATGCAGAGGCGGACATTGTTAGCCTGCAGGGCGTCAG TGGTAACAACACGTATGCAGTGCCAGCCCTGACCTCGCCCAGCCCCACTGCAGCAGACTGCACCCCCCTGCCAGAACTGCCCCGACACTGTCTGGTCTTCAAGGAGAAACTGGGAGAAGgacagtttggagag GTGCACCTGTGTGAGATAGAGAGCCCTCAGGACCTGCCTAACCTGGAGTTCCCTTTCAACGTGAGGAAAGGCCGCCCTCTGCTGGTGGCTGTTAAGATACTGCGCCCTGACGCCTCCAAGAACGCCAG gAATGACTTCCTAAAGGAGGGGAAGATTCTGTCTCGTCTGAAGGACCCCAACATCATCCGTCTGTTGGGAGTGTGTGTGAGCAGTGACCCTCTCTGTATGGTCACAGAGTACATGGAGAGTGGAGACCTCAACCAGTACCTCTCACACAGAGTCCTGCTGGACAAGACCGGACCCAcacacaacacccccaccatcag tTACCCTGCTCTGATCGCCATGGCCAGTCAGATAGCTTCAGGGATGAAGTTTCTGTCGTCTCTGAACTTCGTGCACCGTGACCTAGCCACAAGAAACTGCCTGGTGGGTGGTGAGAAGGGCGAGAGCGGGGGCGACCGGGGCGGGGAGCGACCCATCAAAATCGCCGACTTTGGGATGAGCAGAAACCTGTACGCTGGAGACTACTACCGCATCCAGGGGCGGGCCGTGCTGCCTATACGATGGATGGCCTGGGAGTGTATACTGATG GGGAAGTTCACCACAGCCAGTGACGTGTGGGCGTTTGGTGTGACTCTGTGGGAGATGCTGAGTGTGTGTCAGGAGCAACCCTACTCCAACCTGACTGATGAACAGGTCATAGACAACGCCGGAGAGTTCTTCAGGGACCACGGAAGACAG GTGTATCTGAGCAGACCAGATGTGTGTCCTCAGGGTCTCTATGACCTCATGCTGAGCTGCTGGAACCGGGACTGCAAGCTCCGCCCCTCATTTTCCCACATTCACTCCTTCCTCACAGAGGATGCCATGAAcatggtgtag
- the LOC129857564 gene encoding epithelial discoidin domain-containing receptor 1-like isoform X2, whose product MYACGCQRVSGQVTGCVAGAMATPELRLLPVIVVTIVLVALSAADDHEWHFKPAQCRYALGMEDGTIPDSDITASSAWSDSTEAKHGRLSTGEGDGAWCPAGAVFPSASEYLQVDLRSLHFLALVGTQGRHADGHGQEFARSYRLRYSRDGRTWITWKDRWGQEVVSGNENTYDVVLKDLGPPIVARYVRFYPLADRVMSVCLRVELYGCLWNDGLLVYTAPVGHVMHLSGSPVYLNDSTYDGSVESGVQFGGLGQLFDGVLGGDDFTETKELRVWPGYDYLGWSREALGQGSVDIEFHFEKTRSFHTMQVHSNNRHTQGVRVFSKVECQFKPGLLLPWSSPPLSLAVPLDDLKDPSSRPISLPLGGRPAQILRCQFSFADRWMLISEISFYSEPYGEGVDPMDTGSALPAPPVSFATPPPPPVFPSSVSPALNHNSSNFTSVPSEPTTTNPMMDSTGNSTLSDFDAVTPGAGLPVAKDDSSNTAILIGCLVGIILLLLTVIAVILWRQYWKKMLGKAQGSLSGDELRVHLSVPSDNVVINNTHSYSSRYQRIHTFPDDRERCDGEGEYQEPSALIRPLDHTGRDSTGRDSTGRDSTGRDSTDQRQHGSGSSWPLTVPMARASSSHPQEKSLNNGAQACGMDLEKGLPPTQEEPPPYPDAPPYPALSPPFPASVPHYAEADIVSLQGVSGNNTYAVPALTSPSPTAADCTPLPELPRHCLVFKEKLGEGQFGEVHLCEIESPQDLPNLEFPFNVRKGRPLLVAVKILRPDASKNARNDFLKEGKILSRLKDPNIIRLLGVCVSSDPLCMVTEYMESGDLNQYLSHRVLLDKTGPTHNTPTISYPALIAMASQIASGMKFLSSLNFVHRDLATRNCLVGGEKGESGGDRGGERPIKIADFGMSRNLYAGDYYRIQGRAVLPIRWMAWECILMGKFTTASDVWAFGVTLWEMLSVCQEQPYSNLTDEQVIDNAGEFFRDHGRQVYLSRPDVCPQGLYDLMLSCWNRDCKLRPSFSHIHSFLTEDAMNMV is encoded by the exons CTCAGTGTCGTTATGCCCTGGGGATGGAGGATGGCACCATCCCTGACTCTGACATCACGGCTTCCAGTGCCTGGTCAGACTCTACTGAGGCCAAACACGGCAG gttgagtacaggagagggagacGGTGCGTGGTGTCCTGCAGGAGCAGTGTTCCCCAGTGCTTCAGAGTACCTCCAG GTGGACCTGCGCTCGCTGCACTTCCTGGCTCTGGTGGGTACCCAGGGTCGCCATGCCGACGGGCACGGCCAGGAGTTTGCCCGCAGCTACCGGCTCCGTTACTCCCGAGACGGACGCACCTGGATCACCTGGAAGGACCGCTGGGGGCAGGAG GTGGTGTCTGGGAATGAGAACACCTATGATGTGGTTCTGAAGGACCTGGGTCCACCCATTGTTGCCCGTTATGTTCGCTTCTACCCCCTGGCAGACCGGGTCATGAGCGTCTGTCTGCGAGTGGAGCTCTATGGCTGTCTGTGGAACG atggcCTGTTGGTGTACACAGCTCCAGTGGGTCATGTGATGCACCTGTCTGGCTCACCTGTGTACCTCAACGATTCCACCTACGATGGCAGCGTAGAGTCAGG gGTTCAGTTCGGAGGCCTGGGCCAGCTGTTTGACGGTGTGTTAGGAGGGGATGACTTCACAGAGACCAAGGAGCTGAGGGTGTGGCCGGGGTATGactacctgggctggagcagagagGCTCTGGGGCAGGGCAGCGTTGACATCGAGTTCCACTTCGAAAAGACACGCAGCTTCCACACCATGCAG GTCCACAGTAACAACCGTCACACCCAGGGTGTGAGGGTGTTCAGTAAGGTAGAGTGTCAGTTTAAACCTGGCCTCTTACTCCCCTGGTCCTCGCCCCCCCTCTCCCTGGCTGTACCCCTGGATGACCTGAAGGACCCCTCCTCACGCCCCATCTCCCTGCCCCTGGGGGGTCGCCCCGCCCAGATCTTACGCTGCCAGTTTTCCTTCGCAGACCGATGGATGCTCATCTCTGAGATCTCCTTCTACTCCG AGCCGTATGGGGAGGGTGTCGACCCCATGGACACGGGCTCTGCTCTTCCTGCTCCTCCGGTCTCCTTcgctactcctcctcctcctcctgtcttcccCTCCTCCGTCAGCCCCGCCCTCAACCACAACTCCTCCAACTTCACTAGCGTTCCCTCAG aacccaccaccaccaaccccaTGATGGACAGCACGGGCAACAGCACACtgtcag ACTTCGATGCTGTGACCCCAGGGGCGGGCCTTCCTGTCGCCAAGGACGACAGCAGCAACACAGCCATCCTGATTGGCTGCCTGGTGGGCATCATCCTGCTGCTATTGACTGTGATCGCTGTCATTCTGTGGAGGCAATACTGGAAGAAGATGCTGGGCAAG GCCCAGGGCAGTCTGTCCGGTGACGAGTTGCGTGTCCATCTGTCCGTCCCCTCGGACAACGTGGTgatcaacaacacacacagctacTCCAGCCGCTACCAGCGTATACACACATTCCCTGACGACAGGGAGCGCTGCGACGGAGAGGGAGAGTACCAAGAGCCCAGCGCACTGATCAGACCACTAGACCACACCGGACGAGACAGCACCGGACGAGACAGCACCGGACGAGACAGCACCGGACGAGACAGCACCG atcagaggcagcatgGCTCAGGCTCCTCGTGGCCCCTAACCGTCCCTATGGCCAGGGCCAGCTCCTCCCACCCTCAGGAGAAGAGCCTCAATAATGGGGCCCAGG cctgtGGTATGGACTTGGAGAAGGGCTTGCCCCCCACCCAGGAGGAGCCTCCCCCGTACCCCGATGCCCCTCCCTACCCGGCCCTGTCTCCCCCCTTCCCTGCCAGCGTGCCCCACTATGCAGAGGCGGACATTGTTAGCCTGCAGGGCGTCAG TGGTAACAACACGTATGCAGTGCCAGCCCTGACCTCGCCCAGCCCCACTGCAGCAGACTGCACCCCCCTGCCAGAACTGCCCCGACACTGTCTGGTCTTCAAGGAGAAACTGGGAGAAGgacagtttggagag GTGCACCTGTGTGAGATAGAGAGCCCTCAGGACCTGCCTAACCTGGAGTTCCCTTTCAACGTGAGGAAAGGCCGCCCTCTGCTGGTGGCTGTTAAGATACTGCGCCCTGACGCCTCCAAGAACGCCAG gAATGACTTCCTAAAGGAGGGGAAGATTCTGTCTCGTCTGAAGGACCCCAACATCATCCGTCTGTTGGGAGTGTGTGTGAGCAGTGACCCTCTCTGTATGGTCACAGAGTACATGGAGAGTGGAGACCTCAACCAGTACCTCTCACACAGAGTCCTGCTGGACAAGACCGGACCCAcacacaacacccccaccatcag tTACCCTGCTCTGATCGCCATGGCCAGTCAGATAGCTTCAGGGATGAAGTTTCTGTCGTCTCTGAACTTCGTGCACCGTGACCTAGCCACAAGAAACTGCCTGGTGGGTGGTGAGAAGGGCGAGAGCGGGGGCGACCGGGGCGGGGAGCGACCCATCAAAATCGCCGACTTTGGGATGAGCAGAAACCTGTACGCTGGAGACTACTACCGCATCCAGGGGCGGGCCGTGCTGCCTATACGATGGATGGCCTGGGAGTGTATACTGATG GGGAAGTTCACCACAGCCAGTGACGTGTGGGCGTTTGGTGTGACTCTGTGGGAGATGCTGAGTGTGTGTCAGGAGCAACCCTACTCCAACCTGACTGATGAACAGGTCATAGACAACGCCGGAGAGTTCTTCAGGGACCACGGAAGACAG GTGTATCTGAGCAGACCAGATGTGTGTCCTCAGGGTCTCTATGACCTCATGCTGAGCTGCTGGAACCGGGACTGCAAGCTCCGCCCCTCATTTTCCCACATTCACTCCTTCCTCACAGAGGATGCCATGAAcatggtgtag